One Blastocatellia bacterium DNA window includes the following coding sequences:
- a CDS encoding NUDIX domain-containing protein, which produces MLVSNLEKKARKARKAQKEKKAKSLELPIWLYCLLTRKQLSEAISNRVLSSSVNNPLVLAKSRQQLMRKTSQILVRVAASAAIESGTHFEPIKGGYHANYLSLEYISCSKLPGRYEKLLRVDGAGGIVLRNNLELEVLLLLKREGEQLDWVLPKGRRKAGENRQKTALREVGEETGLTDLKIKKFLGREGYFIVSNKTVTYKRISYYLMYSLDPNQALKVEQKEGFIDGRWVTIPEAISLTNPTRAHNILARLKIDISKEKAKT; this is translated from the coding sequence TTGTTAGTTAGCAATTTAGAAAAAAAAGCCCGTAAAGCCCGTAAAGCTCAAAAAGAAAAAAAAGCTAAGTCATTGGAACTCCCTATTTGGCTTTATTGTCTTTTGACACGTAAACAACTAAGTGAAGCGATTTCCAATCGTGTTTTAAGCTCTAGCGTTAATAATCCTTTGGTACTAGCTAAAAGTCGTCAACAATTAATGCGTAAAACTTCCCAAATACTTGTTCGTGTCGCTGCTTCTGCTGCAATTGAATCAGGGACACACTTTGAGCCAATCAAAGGTGGTTATCATGCTAATTATTTATCATTAGAGTATATTTCTTGCAGCAAATTACCAGGTCGTTATGAGAAGTTACTTCGTGTAGATGGTGCAGGTGGAATAGTGCTACGCAACAACTTAGAATTAGAAGTTTTATTACTGCTAAAACGTGAAGGTGAGCAACTTGACTGGGTTTTGCCAAAAGGACGACGTAAGGCAGGAGAAAACCGCCAAAAAACTGCTTTAAGAGAAGTAGGTGAAGAAACCGGATTAACTGATCTTAAAATAAAAAAATTTCTTGGACGTGAAGGCTATTTTATAGTTTCTAATAAAACCGTTACTTATAAACGCATTAGCTACTATTTAATGTACAGCCTAGACCCAAATCAAGCATTAAAAGTAGAGCAAAAAGAAGGTTTTATAGATGGTCGTTGGGTGACAATACCAGAAGCAATAAGCTTAACTAATCCAACAAGAGCGCATAATATACTAGCTAGATTAAAAATAGATATAAGTAAAGAAAAAGCTAAAACTTAG